A window of the Deferrivibrio essentukiensis genome harbors these coding sequences:
- the pseI gene encoding pseudaminic acid synthase gives MKIANFDLNEKVLIVAELSANHKQDINLAKETIYAMKEAGANAVKLQTYTPDTLTIDCDNKYFQIKQGTLWDGKTLYELYKQAYTPWEWHLELKELAEKLGLVFFSTPFDKTAVDFLEELNVTIYKVASFEITDIPLIEYIASKGKPMIISTGIATIEDIKLAVETCKKNGCNDITLLKCTSAYPAPFEEANLLTIPDMKNRFGVTVGLSDHTLGISVPIAAVALGARVIEKHFILDKKLGGPDAAFSLEPKEFKAMVSSIREVEKALGKVTYEISEKVEKSRIFARSLFVVKDIKAGDFLTNDNIRSIRPGYGLHPKYLKSVLGKKAKYDLAKGTPLKLEFITE, from the coding sequence ATGAAAATAGCAAACTTTGATTTAAATGAAAAAGTTTTAATAGTTGCAGAACTATCTGCAAATCACAAGCAAGATATAAACTTAGCAAAGGAGACAATTTATGCGATGAAAGAAGCAGGAGCTAATGCTGTAAAATTACAGACTTATACTCCTGATACTTTGACAATAGATTGTGACAATAAATATTTTCAGATTAAGCAAGGCACACTTTGGGACGGAAAAACACTTTACGAACTTTACAAACAAGCATATACCCCATGGGAGTGGCATCTTGAACTGAAAGAGTTAGCTGAAAAGCTTGGTCTTGTTTTCTTTTCCACACCTTTTGATAAGACTGCCGTAGATTTTCTTGAGGAGCTGAATGTCACAATTTATAAAGTTGCTTCATTTGAGATTACAGATATTCCACTCATTGAATATATTGCATCCAAAGGCAAGCCGATGATTATATCTACAGGGATAGCCACTATTGAAGATATTAAGCTTGCTGTTGAGACATGCAAGAAGAATGGTTGCAATGATATTACGCTGTTAAAATGTACATCTGCTTATCCTGCACCATTTGAAGAAGCAAACTTGCTTACCATTCCCGATATGAAAAATCGGTTTGGGGTAACAGTGGGGCTATCTGACCATACTCTCGGTATATCTGTGCCAATTGCAGCAGTTGCGCTTGGTGCAAGGGTAATTGAGAAGCATTTTATACTTGATAAAAAGCTTGGTGGCCCGGATGCGGCTTTTTCATTAGAACCGAAAGAATTTAAAGCGATGGTAAGCTCTATTAGAGAGGTAGAAAAAGCTCTTGGCAAAGTTACGTATGAAATATCGGAAAAAGTGGAGAAGAGTAGGATTTTTGCAAGGAGTCTATTTGTAGTTAAAGACATTAAAGCAGGTGATTTTTTGACTAATGATAACATTCGCTCTATAAGACCTGGCTACGGCTTACATCCTAAATATTTAAAAAGTGTATTGGGTAAAAAGGCAAAATATGACCTTGCAAAGGGCACGCCACTAAAGTTAGAATTTATTACAGAATAA